In the Mytilus trossulus isolate FHL-02 chromosome 1, PNRI_Mtr1.1.1.hap1, whole genome shotgun sequence genome, one interval contains:
- the LOC134728201 gene encoding NXPE family member 2-like, translating to MACTKSGIRQWQILCPGYKKDVDTFTATDFKYYEKYIKYKSLDFGKSLAYLPKSTVEIINNKSATFTTGDIITLRIILHNKNGDVVTESGDFLKVWMSEKGKGAGSAGYIVDHGNGTYIGVIKALWCGYPNIKISLSFPKESIGLFVNYIYKNGMLRTMKGVFKNARGETGKGPCGIHTRTKHGICDFTSKNYGMRWFCSLPDTPGFYCSDWYSIIGDTNRSTFTTTQRNFISSTSNKIIKEIKVEVHGDKFIDHPEYLCRQINPSVTWNISSPVGYIYNETWHNLLCQNNVEPSYNRYVSCLKNREIYMVGDSTVRHWLMTIAEILNLTYSIKLTFHPHHPIKAFSKSTRDNITVTWAAHEFPFFAYTSNATINYFKPARYHLNELRSKNPIVVLHWYVHIGFVPLSVYKEHVMNAKESIVELLDRVPDAKIFIKGPHNLQYTDGVPYDFVRYLQDRIIFKIFDNIKHKIVYLNQWDITVASESYEMHPSNSLRHQMIHELLSYIC from the exons Atggcctgtaccaagtcaggaatacgaca ATGGCAGATTTTGTGCCCTGGATACAAAAAAGACGTCGACACGTTTACAGCTACTGATTTCAAgtattatgaaaaatacataaagtATAAAAGCCTAGATTTCGGAAAATCTCTTGCTTATTTGCCGAAATCTACAGTGGAAATAATCAACAATAAATCAGCTACGTTTACTACTGGTGATATTATAACACTTAGAATAATCCTCCATAATAAAAATGGTGACGTTGTAACTGAAAGTGGTGACTTTCTAAAAGTTTGGATGTCTGAGAAAGGGAAAGGCGCAGGTTCAGCGGGGTATATAGTAGATCATGGTAATGGTACGTATATCGGAGTGATAAAAGCATTATGGTGCGGATATCCGAACATCAAAATTTCATTGTCATTTCCAAAAGAATCAATTGGACTATTTGTAAACTACATATACAAGAATGGAATGTTGAGGACTATGAAAGGAGTGTTTAAGAATGCACGTGGAGAAACTGGTAAAGGTCCATGTGGGATTCACACACGGACAAAACACGGCATCTGTGACTTTACATCAAAGAATTATGGAATGAGATGGTTTTGTTCATTACCAGATACACCTGGGTTTTATTGTTCAGACTGGTATTCCATAATTGGAGATACGAACAGGTCTACATTTACAACAACACAGAGGAACTTCATAAG TTCTACcagtaataaaattataaaggaAATTAAAGTTGAAGTACATGGTG ATAAATTCATAGATCACCCAGAGTACTTGTGTAGACAAATAAATCCTTCAGTCACATGGAACATTTCGTCCCCAGTtggatatatttataatgaaacatgGCATAATCTCTTATGCCAAAACAATGTTGAACCAAGTTACAACAGATATGTATCCTGTCTTAAGAACAGGGAGATATACATGGTTGGAGATTCCACAGTGCGACACTGGCTTATGACAATTGCTGAGATTTTGAATCTGACATACTCAATAAAACTGACATTCCATCCTCATCATCCAATCAAAGCTTTCAGTAAAAGTACAAGAGACAACATTACTGTTACATGGGCTGCCCACGAGTTCCCATTTTTTGCTTATACATCTAATGcgacaataaattattttaagcCTGCAAGATATCACCTCAACGAACTACGTTCTAAAAATCCGATTGTAGTACTGCATTGGTATGTTCATATAGGGTTTGTTCCATTGTCAGTTTATAAAGAACATGTAATGAACGCTAAAGAGTCTATAGTTGAATTATTGGACCGTGTGCCTGACGCAAAGATATTCATCAAAGGCCCACATAACTTACAATATACTGACGGTGTCCCATATGACTTTGTGAGATATTTACAGGATAgaattatattcaaaatttttgacaatattaaacATAAGATTGTGTATTTAAACCAATGGGATATCACAGTTGCTTCAGAAAGCTACGAAATGCATCCTTCGAATAGTTTAAGACATCAAATGATACATGAATTACTgtcatatatttgttaa
- the LOC134708731 gene encoding NXPE family member 4-like, producing the protein MSEKGKGAGSAGYVVDHGNGTYIGVIKALWRGSPHIKISMSFQKESIGLFVNYIYKNGMLRTLRGVFKNARGETATGICGIHTMTKHGICDFTSMNSGMRWFCSLPDKPGFTCSDWYAPIGDITVPTFTKSQKQFLSSTRYKIIKEFKGVDVLGDTTIGHPEHSCSLINPSVTWNISSPVGYFYNKTWHNLLCQKKVEQSLNRYLACLRNREIYMVGDSTVREWLLSIADILNLELSVKRTSDALKGYHQPIKAFSKNKRDNITVSWAAHEFPFFTYSRKATIHHFKPASYHLNVIRSKNPIVVLHLYIHIGFVPLSVYEEHVMNAKDAIVKFLDRVPGAKIFIKGPHYFELYNEGVPYDFVRYLQDKMIFKIFDNIKHKVVYLNEWDITVSSENKDMHPSYDLRKPMIHELLSYIC; encoded by the exons ATGTCTGAGAAAGGAAAAGGTGCAGGTTCAGCGGGGTATGTAGTAGATCATGGTAATGGTACGTATATTGGAGTGATAAAAGCATTATGGAGAGGATCTCCGCACATCaaaatttctatgtcatttcaaaaagaatctattGGACTATTTGTAAACTACATATACAAGAATGGAATGTTGAGGACGTTAAGGGGCGTTTTTAAGAATGCACGTGGAGAGACTGCTACAGGTATCTGCGGTATTCACACAATGACAAAACACGGCATATGTGACTTTACATCAATGAATTCTGGAATGAGATGGTTTTGTTCATTACCAGATAAACCTGGGTTTACTTGTTCTGACTGGTATGCCCCAATTGGAGATATTACTGTACCTACATTTACAAAATCACAGAAGCAGTTCCTGag TTCTACCAGATATAAAATCATAAAGGAATTTAAAGGAGTTGATGTACTTGGTG ATACAACCATAGGTCATCCAGAGCACTCGTGTAGTCTAATAAATCCTTCAGTCACATGGAACATTTCGTCCCCAGTtggatatttttataataaaacgtGGCATAATCTCTTATGTCAAAAAAAAGTTGAACAAAGTTTAAACAGGTATTTAGCCTGTCTACGAAACCGGGAGATTTACATGGTTGGAGATTCTACAGTGCGAGAATGGCTTTTATCAATTGCTGATATTTTAAATCTTGAACTCTCAGTTAAACGGACATCAGATGCTCTTAAAGGTTATCATCAACCAATTAAAGcgtttagtaaaaataaaagagaCAACATTACTGTTTCATGGGCTGCGCATGAGTTCCCATTTTTCACCTATTCACGGAAAGCGACAATACATCATTTCAAACCTGCAAGCTATCATCTTAACGTAATACGTTCTAAAAATCCGATCGTAGTGCTgcatttgtatatacatataggttttgttccatTGTCAGTTTATGAAGAACATGTAATGAACGCCAAAGACGCTATAGTTAAATTCTTGGATCGTGTGCCTGGCgcaaaaatattcattaaaggTCCACATTATTTCGAACTATACAATGAAGGTGTTCCGTATGATTTTGTGAGATATTTGCAGgataaaatgatattcaaaattttcgACAATATCAAACATAAAGTTGTGTATTTAAACGAATGGGATATCACAGtttcttcagaaaataaagATATGCATCCATCTTACGATTTAAGAAAACCAATGATACATGAACTACTgtcatatatttgttaa
- the LOC134727697 gene encoding uncharacterized protein LOC134727697, producing the protein MRGLFQSKIKSKRSNFFKNLNRSINLQNANDHTYVKHNYIDIGAEEEVEDEIEGMVIDNDWQVGRRIVELGVLAEKMYCCRCNVPLHLHDTIHERTTGFGSYLHIMCTNQECRTVTDVPTGKVGPTGSFNITAKIVIGMIHAGLGYAQIRNFLTECNLPVMSKSCFQKHEKKIGKIFVSAAEESCKNAQQLEKEISADKELELEVSFDAGWQKRGSGFNYNSLTGHASMTGKQTGKVTCYDIRSKSCKFCEHHEGKKDTVPSHDCCRNWYGSSKSMEPDMAVSMAHKMNDNECPIDVIHADNDSTTMLKLKLDFENLKKKDDQNHTTKGITKSLIELSKRHKELKPGEVIPYLNRCFMYAITQNSSSELEIDEGLSRIVPHVFGDHELCGAVDWCTFKDDPISFKYKSLPNGKPLISEDLRRDLENLIEKYKSKASSLRNLGSTQANESFNHSLTFRLKQAFGFTNTCLFLKKATCFSFY; encoded by the exons ATGAGAGGTTTGTTccaatcgaaaataaaatctaaacgctcgaacttttttaaaaatttaaacaggTCTATTAACTTACAAAACGCTAATGACCATACTTATGTAAAACATAATTACATCGATATCGGGGCTGAAGAGGAAGTGGAGGATGAAATCGAAGGAATGGTGATAGACAATGATTGGCAAGTTGGCAGACGCATCGTAGAATTGGGTGTCCTGGCGGAAAAGATGTACTGTTGTAGGTGCAATGTTCCTTTGCACCTGCATGATACCATCCATGAAAGAACAACAGGATTTGGCAGTTATCTCCACATAATGTGCACCAACCAAGAATGCCGAACAGTGACAGATGTGCCAACTGGAAAAGTCGGTCCAACTGGATCATTCAATATCACTGCCAAGATAGTTATAG GAATGATACATGCTGGCCTAGGATATGCACAAATAAGAAACTTTCTGACAGAGTGTAACTTGCCAGTGATGAGTAAATCTTGCTTCCAAAAACATGAGAAGAAAATTGGAAAAATCTTTGTGTCTGCTGCTGAAGAATCATGTAAGAATGCCCAACAACTGGAAAAGGAAATTTCTGCAGATAAG GAGTTGGAGCTTGAGGTCAGTTTTGATGCAGGTTGGCAGAAACGGGGATCCGGATTTAATTACAATAGCTTAACAG GACATGCTTCAATGACAGGAAAGCAAACAGGGAAAGTGACCTGTTATGATATCAGaagtaaaagttgtaaattttGTGAGCATCATGAGGGAAAGAAAGACACAGTTCCAAGTCATGACTGCTGTAGAAATTGGTATGGGTCTAGCAAGTCTATGGAACCAGATATGGCTGTTTCCATGGCACATAAGATGAATGATAATGAATGCCCGATTGATGTAATTCATGCTGACAATGATTCTACTACCATGTTAAAACTGAAACTGGACTTTGAAAACTTGAAGAAAAAGGACGACCAAAATCACACTACAAAGGGAATAACAAAATCACTGATTGAATTGTCTAAAAG GCACAAGGAGCTGAAGCCAGGAGAAGTAATTCCCTATTTGAACCGATGTTTCATGTATGCTATAACACAGAACAGCAgtagtgaacttgaaattgatgAGGGTCTTTCCAGAATTGTTCCCCATGTCTTTGGAGATCATGAATTGTGTGGTGCAGTAGACTGGTGTACATTTAAAGATGATCCTATATCTTTCAA atataaaagTCTTCCTAATGGAAAGCCTCTGATTAGTGAAGATTTGAGGAGAGATTTAGAGAATCTTATAGAGAAATATAAGAGCAAAGCATCTTCACTCAGAAATTTAGGATCCACACAGGCTAATGAGAGCTTCAACCATTCTCTGACCTTTCGTTTAAAACAGGCATTTGGGTTCACGAATACATGTctgtttttaaagaaagcaacttgtttttctttttattaa
- the LOC134727665 gene encoding NXPE family member 4-like — protein sequence MLMEENKGRFNTTFKLNKKLVFWSLIFAVPILQLTTTKLFGCQILCLGSQREISTFTPTDFLYYKRYMKYKSLDFGKSLVYLPKSTVEIICNKSATFTTGDIITLRIILHNKNGDVITDGGDFLKVWMSEKGKGAGSAGYVVDHGNGTYIGVIKALWSGSPNIKISMSFQKESIGLFVNYLYKNGMLRTLHGVFKNARGETATGICGIHTMTKQGICDFTSMNYGMRWFCSLPDKPGFTCSDWYAPIGDMTVPTFTKSQKQFLSSTRYKIIKEFKVDVLGDKTIGHPEHSCSLINPSVTWNISSPVGYFYNKTWHNLLCHKKNEPSFNRYLACLRNREFYMVGDSTVREWLLSIADILNLELSVKRTSDALKGYHQPIKAFSKKKRDNITVTWAAHEFPFFTYSRNATIHHFKPASYHLNVIRSKNPIVVLHLYIHIGYAPLSVYEEHVMNAKDAIVKFLDRVPGAKIFIKGPHYFEQYNEGVPYDFVRYLQDKMIFKIFDNIKHKIVYLNEWDITVSSENKDMHPPYDLRKTMIHELLSYIC from the exons ATGCTGATGGAAGAGAACAAAGGAAG GTTCAATAcgacatttaaattaaataagaaaCTTGTGTTTTGGTCATTGATTTTTGCTGTCCCGATCCTTCAACTTACAACGACAAAATTGTTCGG GTGTCAGATTTTGTGTTTAGGATCCCAAAGAGAGATCTCAACGTTTACACCAACTGACTTCTTGTATTATAAAAGATACATGAAGTATAAAAGCCTAGATTTCGGAAAATCTCTTGTTTATTTGCCGAAATCTACAGTGGAAATAATATGCAATAAATCAGCTACGTTTACCACTGGTGATATTATAACACTCAGAATAATCCTCCATAATAAAAATGGTGACGTTATAACTGACGGTGGAGATTTTCTAAAAGTTTGGATGTCTGAGAAAGGTAAAGGCGCAGGTTCAGCCGGGTATGTAGTAGATCATGGTAATGGTACGTACATTGGAGTGATAAAAGCATTATGGAGCGGATCTCCGAATATCaaaatttctatgtcatttcaaaaagaatctattGGACTATTTGTAAACTATCTATACAAGAATGGAATGTTGAGGACTTTACACGGGGTTTTTAAGAATGCACGTGGAGAGACTGCTACAGGTATCTGCGGTATTCACACAATGACAAAACAAGGCATCTGTGATTTTACATCTATGAATTATGGAATGAGATGGTTTTGTTCATTACCAGATAAACCTGGGTTTACTTGTTCTGACTGGTATGCCCCAATTGGAGATATGACTGTACCTACATTTACAAAATCACAGAAGCAGTTCCTGAG TTCTACCAGATATAAAATCATAAAGGAATTTAAAGTTGATGTACTTGGTG ATAAAACCATAGGTCATCCAGAGCACTCGTGTAGTCTAATAAATCCTTCAGTCACATGGAACATTTCGTCCCCAGTtggatatttttataataaaacgtGGCATAATCTCTTAtgtcacaaaaaaaatgaaccaagtTTTAACAGGTATTTAGCCTGTCTACGAAACCGGGAGTTTTACATGGTTGGAGATTCTACAGTGCGAGAATGGCTTTTATCAATTGCTGATATTTTAAATCTTGAACTCTCAGTTAAAAGGACATCAGATGCTCTGAAAGGTTATCATCAACCAATTAAAGCGTTTAGTAAAAAAAAGAGAGACAACATTACTGTTACATGGGCTGCGCATGAGTTCCCATTTTTCACCTATTCACGAAATGCGACAATACATCATTTCAAACCTGCAAGCTATCATCTTAACGTAATACGTTCTAAAAATCCGATCGTAGTGCTgcatttgtatatacatataggTTATGCTCCATTGTCAGTTTATGAAGAACATGTAATGAACGCCAAAGACGCTATAGTTAAATTCTTGGATCGTGTGCCTGGCgcaaaaatattcattaaaggTCCACATTACTTCGAACAATACAATGAAGGTGTTCCGTATGATTTTGTGAGATATTTGCAGgataaaatgatattcaaaatttttgacaatatcaaacataaaattgtGTATCTAAACGAATGGGATATCACAGtttcttcagaaaataaagATATGCATCCACCTTACGatttaagaaaaacaatgaTACATGAACTGCTgtcatatatttgttaa